A window of Massilia sp. NR 4-1 genomic DNA:
GCGGCAGCGGCGACAGGTCGCTCGCCGAACGTTCCTCGATGGCGCTGACAATGCGGCTCACCGGCTGCAAACCGCGCCGCACGATGATCCATGCAGGAAGAATCAGGAAGGGCAGGCTGTAAAGCAGGGGCGCCAGATAGTAGCTGGCGCCCGCGCCGGTAAACAGCCAGCGGCTGTCATGCATGGCGTCGCGCCGCACGGTGATGCCGCTGGCCGGATCGCTGGCGCTGAAACTGACCCAGTGATCGCCCAGCGTGCCTGCATTCTGCCGCGGCACCGCCACGCCGGGCGGCAGGTAGTACTTCGATACATGGATGCGCTGTGTGCCCTGCCAGACTTGCAGCAGCGCCGGGCGCGGCATGCGGTCCATATCCTTGATGGTGGCGCGGCGCAGCTCCTCGATGCTCTCTGCGGCATGAGCCATTTCATCCGGCTTGCCGGAGAGGACCACCATATTCAGCAGGATCTGTTTGGCCAGCCCCTTGTTTTCGGCATCCGTATTGCGGGCCTGTACCACGGTATTGTCGTAAATCGCCATGGCGACGATGACCAGCCAGATCGCCAGCATCACCAGCAGCAGGCCGCCCAGCAGGCGCTGGAAGAGGGATTTCGGCGCTTTCATTGCTGGATCATGTAGCCGACGCCGCGCACGGTACGGATGCGGCGTTCGCCGATCTTCTTGCGCAGGTTGGAAATGTGCACGTCGAGCGTCTGGCTCTCGCTGCAGCTGAGGGCGCGGTCTTCCAGCTCGCCGCGCGTGACCACCCGGTCGGATTTTTGCAGCAGCGCGAGCAGGATGGTGAATTCGGTGCGCGACACCGTGACGGCGCGGCCGGCGCAGTTGATCGCCATGCGCTTCTCGTCCAGCTGCAGTTCGCCGCAATGCCAGACGCCGCTGCTGCTGCCGCCCTGCACGCGGCGCAGCACGGCGCGCAGGCGGGCCAGCAGTTCGGGGATATCGAAGGGCTTGATCAGGTAATCGTCGGCGCCCAGGCCGAAGCCGTTCAAGCGGTCTTCCAGGCTGTCGCGCGAGGTAATCAGCAGAATGGGCAGCTCCACGCCGCTGGCGCGCGCATGGCGCAGCAGATCGATGCCGTCGCCGTCGGGCAGGCCGAGATCGAGCAGCATGGCGTCCGGTTCCGCCTCGGCCAGCAGACGGCGCGCATCGGCCGCCATGCGCACCCATACCACGCCGAAGCCTTCGCCCTGTAGCACGGACTGAAGGGCGCGGCCCAATTCCAGATCGTCTTCCACCAGCAGGATTTTCATGCCGAAGAGTGTAGCAGCCCCTTGCCGCAGCGGCTGAATATTTTCTGAATCCATGCTGAAGGAAGCGTGAAGCTTGGCACGGGTATGGCTGCCTAGAATCGGCGTTTCTCTTTTCCCGATTGAAGAAAGGACGCCATGTTTTACTTTCGAATCCTGCGCTGCCTGGTGCTGGCTGCCTGTTTTGTATTGACGCTGCCTTGCCGTGCCACCGCCCTTCCCGATGTGAGCCGCCTGAAGCTGGATGGACAGATCGACTTGCATGCGCAAATTGTCGCCACGCCTGGAATCGCGCAAGGCATCCTCTACGTGGGGGCGGAGGATGGCAACCTGCATGCAATCGATCTGGCCAGCCGCAAGTTGCTGTGGCTTTTCCACTGCCACGGCGGCATCGCATCCACGCCCGCCGTGGCGGAAGGCAGGGTATATTTCCTGAGCCGTGACGGGCGCTTTCACGCGCTCGATGCGCAAACCGGCGTACAGCTATGGGAGTTCGCCACCCTGGGTGAACCGGTGTATTCCGCCTTCGGCTTGTACGGCAGCCCAAAGAGTGCCACGCCAAGCCGCGATGCCTGGGATTTCTACCTGTCCTCGCCGCTGGTGCACGAAGGCAGGGTGTATTTTGGCAGCGGCGACGAACGCCTGTATGCGCTGGATGCCCGCAGCGGTGCCCTGCAATGGGCCTTCAAGACCGGCGGCATCGTGCATTCCTCACCCGCGCTATCCGGCCGCAGCCTGGTGTTCGGCAGCTGGGATGGCGCGGTGTACGCCGTCGATGCCGTCAGTGGCAAGCAGCAGTGGCGTTATCAGACGCAGATGGAGCACGGCACCAGCACCATGCTGGGCGTGCAGGCTTCGCCGCTGATCGACGGCGGCAGTGTCTATATCGGTTCGCGCGACGGCTATTTCTATGCGCTGAACCTGGCCGATGGCCGCATGCTGTGGCGCCACAATGTGGGCGGTTCCTGGGTGGTGTCGGGTGCGGCGGTGGATGCGCAGCGTGTCTACTTCGGTACCTCGGATACCAACCGCCTGGTGGCGCTGGAACGTGATAGCGGCAAGCCGGTGTATCAGCACGATACCAAGGTGTGGATCTACGCCACGCCTGTGTTGCTGGGCGATGCCATCCTGGGTGCCAGCATGCGCGGCGAACTGTTCGCGCTGCACGCAGCCAGCGGCAAGCCGCTCTGGTCGTGGCGCACGCCGGAAAGCCTGGCAGACAGCTACGGCGTGCTGGACGCCAACAGCGGCAAGCTGAATGAAAAGCGTCTCCTGGCCGGCAGCATGACGAACCATACGGCGCTGGAACATATCAAGCATCTTGGCGCCTTCCTCGCCACGCCGCTATGGCATGAGGGGCAGCTTATCGCCGCGACTGCGCACGGCAAGCTGCTGTTCTTCCGTTGACGCTGCCAAGCGATGACAGCATTTCGATACTAGCAATACGATATCAAATACCGCCTTGCCGGCAAAGGCGTCCCTTGGTTTTGTTGTTCAAATGAAGCTTGCGGCTAGCATGGCGGGGCCAATTGGCGATAACCATG
This region includes:
- a CDS encoding response regulator transcription factor: MKILLVEDDLELGRALQSVLQGEGFGVVWVRMAADARRLLAEAEPDAMLLDLGLPDGDGIDLLRHARASGVELPILLITSRDSLEDRLNGFGLGADDYLIKPFDIPELLARLRAVLRRVQGGSSSGVWHCGELQLDEKRMAINCAGRAVTVSRTEFTILLALLQKSDRVVTRGELEDRALSCSESQTLDVHISNLRKKIGERRIRTVRGVGYMIQQ
- a CDS encoding PQQ-binding-like beta-propeller repeat protein translates to MFYFRILRCLVLAACFVLTLPCRATALPDVSRLKLDGQIDLHAQIVATPGIAQGILYVGAEDGNLHAIDLASRKLLWLFHCHGGIASTPAVAEGRVYFLSRDGRFHALDAQTGVQLWEFATLGEPVYSAFGLYGSPKSATPSRDAWDFYLSSPLVHEGRVYFGSGDERLYALDARSGALQWAFKTGGIVHSSPALSGRSLVFGSWDGAVYAVDAVSGKQQWRYQTQMEHGTSTMLGVQASPLIDGGSVYIGSRDGYFYALNLADGRMLWRHNVGGSWVVSGAAVDAQRVYFGTSDTNRLVALERDSGKPVYQHDTKVWIYATPVLLGDAILGASMRGELFALHAASGKPLWSWRTPESLADSYGVLDANSGKLNEKRLLAGSMTNHTALEHIKHLGAFLATPLWHEGQLIAATAHGKLLFFR